In the genome of Paenibacillus pabuli, the window TCGTCACCGAGTTCAGCGAGGTAATTGATCAGCTGAACAGCGCATCCAGGGATCTCAAAGCTTTTATTGAATCCATGCTACTGAAGGCAGAATAAGATAGAATACGCATTTGGCGCATTAAACATAAGGCCAGCATACGACAATGAGGATGTCCCATAAGTCATGAATATGACGGGGGACATCCTCTTTTAGTGTTATTTTGTTTTAATGAACCTGACACACGCTATTCGCTCCCATTCGCCAAGATCTGAGATCTAACGAATCACAGAGACGTTATTTCGTCCATTCATTGATTTTTTAGGTGTTGAAGCCCTTTTATGACGAAATAGCGTTACAGAGGTTCGTTAAATTTTGCAACCGTTGATGATCTGGCTCTTAAGGTGTGGTAGGTTCGTTAGCGCTTGGATCGAGGCGTATTCCTTTTGAAACAGCCCCATTCTTTTCTATTTTTACGATACGATCAGCTTCCACAGCATCATGCCCGCCATTCCGACCATGACTACAGCGGACAATCGATTGAAGAAAACACTGACCCGGCCTGTCCGATCTGTTCTGCCTACTAACCTGCCTGCACCGGCAAGTCCCAGGAACCATACCCATGATACCACTGCTGCCGTTATTGCAAAATAAAAGCGTGCCACCCCCTCGTATTGAAGTGAGCTGGTGCCGATTACGGCCACCGTGTCCAGCAGGGCATGCGGGTTAAGCAAGGAAACAGAAGCAGCAAAGGCGACCTGTCGCCCCGTAGACAGTGCAGTTGCAGAACCATTCGCTGGCCCGGATGACCTCCAAATGCTCCATGCCATATAGAGTAAAAACATACTCCCTCCCGCATACAATACATTCGCCAGCAGCGGCCACTGCAGTAAAATGAGGGACACCCCTCCGACGGCTGCTCCAATCAACAACGTATCACTGAGTCCTGCGGTTACTATCGCTGGCAGCGCCCGCGCATAACTTCGCTGACTCATGCCCTGATTAAAAATAAATACATTTTGTACACCTAGTGGCAAGATCAGGCCAAACGCCAGCACTACTGCGTGAATAATTACACCCATCGTTCATCCCCCTCATATATGTCTCCATATTAAATGGGATAACGCCAGACGTAACCAACCACTTGGATGGCATTGAACCCAACCAAATGATATAGTGACTGAAAGGAAAGAAAACGGAAAACCATCATTTTTCATTCAAGAAGGAGGCGAACCTAATCATGAATCGTTCCGATGCTCGACATGGGGGTGGCTGGAAGCCGGACCCCTCCCATTCCCTACCTCTGTACCGACAGATTGAAGTCTATATCAGCGAGAAAATTACTGCCGGAGAATGGACAGCAGGCTACCGGCTTCCTTCACAGCGGACATTGGCTCAATCCATGGGTGTGAACCGCAGCACGCTGGTCACGGCATTGGATAATCTGGCCGCCTCAGGCATGATTGAAGGCAGACATGGCGGCGGAACATATGTCTGCGGCTCCGGCTGGCATGCGCTCGCTCACGGAGCCCTGCCCAACTGGGAGGAAGCCATCGAAGAAGGCTGGTATTACCCCAATCTGCCAGAGGTACAGCTGATTAACCGGGCTGAGTTCCAGCCAGGCGTTATCAGGCTTGGTACGGGCGAGCTTGCCCCTGAGCTGATGCCTCAGGAAGCTTTTAACGACATCCTCCATACTCTATCCAGTCGTTCTCGTACACTAAACTACCTCGAACCTCAAGGTAGTCTGGAGCTTCGACAGGCTTTGTCCATCTACTTGCAAGCAAATGGCATACAGGCCTCCCCTGACTCCATTCTGATCGTGTCCGGTTCACTCCAGGCGCTGCACCTTATTTCAGTCGGTCTCCTCCCCCGCGGATCGGCAGTATTGCTGGAAAAACCATCTTATCTGTACTCCATTCACGCCTTCCAATCCGCCGGGTTGAAAATGAGCGGTATTCCGATGGATGCCGAAGGATTGCATACTCCGCGTCTGGAAGATGCCGTACAGAATGCGACAAACAAGGACAGCGTCTCGCTGCTCTATACGATTCCGAGCTTCCACAATCCCACCGGCTCTGTCATGAGTGACAGCCGCCGGGAAGAACTGCTCGCCACAGCGCGGAACACCGGCATCTCCATATTGGAGGATGCTGCCTACAGCGATTTGTGGCTGGACGAGCCCCCGCCGCCATCGCTGAAGGCTCGCGATAAGGAAGGACGGGTGCTTCATATGGGCACCCTGTCCAAGGCAGTCAGTCCCGGTCTGCGCCTCGGCTGGCTGGTTGGACCGGAGCCGGTCATCCGTCGCCTCGCAGATATCAAGATGCAGACAGATTACGGCACCAGCTCCCTCGCTCAGGAAGCTGCTGCGCTCTGGTTTGCCGATGGATACCATGCGCAGCATATGAATCGTCTGCGGCCCGAACTACGCAGACGCAGAGACTTTATGCTGCAGCTTCTGCAACGCGATTTCACTGAACTTGCCGAGTGGAGCATACCAGCCGGAGGCTTTTATATCTGGCTTCGATTTACCGCCAGTCCTCTCTCCATTCGCGAACTGTTCCATGCCTGTCTGGACAATCATGTGCTGATTCATCCGGGTTATCTTTATGACCGCCTGGATGCAGACCACATTCGCCTTTCCTTCGCCTATGCTTCACCGGATGAGATGGAGCGCGGGCTCCACTTGCTGGCGCAGGAAGTCAAAAAGCAGATGACGTGATGAAATGAAAAACCGCCTTGACCGGAAAGAATGACATCCCTCGGTTCAAGGCGGTTCTTTTAAGTTTTTGTATCAATAAGACAGATACGTCTCGTCTAGATCGCAGGCAGGTTTTCCTTACCCTTTTACCGCACCTTCTGCAATACCCTCCATGATGAACTTTTGGAAGAACGCATAGATGAGAACTACCGGAATCGCAGTAAGTACCAGGGAGGACAGAATCAGCGGCCATTCCTTGTTGTACTCGCCAAACAGCATGTTGGTGGACAGAATCAACGTATAACGATTCACATCCGTCAGCATGAGCAGTGGCAGCAGGAAGTCATTCCAAATCCACAGGAAGTCCAAGATCGCGATGGTGACCGTAATCGGCAGCAATAGTGGGAAGATGATCTGGAAGAACGTCTGGAACTCATTACATCCATCCATCTGTGCCGACTCTTCCAATTCACGCGGGATGGACTTAACAAACCCGTGATACAGGAAGATCGCCATGTTCACACCAAGTCCGATATAGATCAGAGCCAGACCGTATGTGCTTCCTTGGACATGAAGTCCTTTGGCAACCCGTGTCAGCGGAATCATGATCGAATGAAAAGGAACGAGCATGGATGCCACGAACAGGAAGAAGATCAGATTGCTCAATCTGCCTGAGGTACGCGACAGCTTGTATCCGGCCAATGAAGCGCAGAATACGATACCGCCAATACCCAGGAAGGACACGATTGCCGAATTCAATGAGCTGCCCAGCAGGTTGATTTTGGTAAAAGCATCCGAGTAGTTTTCCCAATGAAATGTCGTTGGGAGAGCTATAAAGGACTGGAACATTTCACCTTGCGTTTTGAATGAGTTTACAATCGCCATGTAGATTGGCAGCATGGCGACGAGGGAACCCAGCACCAGCAGCAGTCGAATCAGGTAGCTGTTAATTCGTTGCATCCTCATGCTTCCACCTCTTTCTTCTTCATCACCGTAATCTGAATGAGCGTGAAGATGAGCACGATGACGAATAACACAACCGACTTGGCACTGGCATATCCATATCTAAAATTGTTGGAGAATGCCTCTTCATAAATATTCATCGTAATGACCTGAGTGGCTCTGCCTGGACCGCCACCTGTCAGACCGTACACGACTTCAAATACTTTGAAGGCTCCGTTCAGTGTCAGGAAGAAACAGATCGTCACGGCATGCGTAATCATCGGCAATACGACATTACGCAGTACCTGGAACGCGTTGGCTCCATCGATAACAGCCGCTTCCTTCAGACTCTTCGGTACACCCTGGAGTGCTGCCAGATAGATGATCATCATATACCCCACACCATTCCAGAGCGATACGATCAGGATGGAGTAGAATGAAAATTTCGGATCACCCAGCCACTGTTGGTCCAAGAAGGAGACAGCCAGCTTCTCGGCCAGCTGCGGCAGCACCTGGGAGAAGATGAATGTCCACATAAAGGCGCTGATGATTGTACTGATCATGTTCGGCATGAAAAACAGGGTTCGGAATAACCCCTTGCTGCGCGTCCGTGTCTCAATGAACACGGCGAGCAGCAAGGCAATTCCATTTTGCAGAATCAGCATAAACACCACATATTTCAACGTGAACCACAGGGAATTCAGAAAGTCGGGGTCTTCCTTGAACAGCTCCACGAAGTTCCCCAGACCGATAAAGCTGTAATCCCGGTTCAGACCATTCCAGTCCGTCAAGCTGTAGAACAAACCGCTAAATGTGGGGTACAGCAGGAAAATGGCATAGATGACAAAGGCAGGCGCAGTGAACGCTAGCAGTGACAGATACTTCTTGAATACACTCGTAGCCATTGGTTCTCCCCCTTTTTACTATAAGTGCGTGTTCAAAAAGTCTGGTTTTCAGCACCGAGAAGGTTGGATGAAGCTAGGGACAGAGTAGCGGAGCTACACGTTTTCGGAGAAAACGGCTTCGGAAGCATGTGCTTGCGAACCTACGTGAGCAACGGAAGGCCCGGCTGAATTCAAGATTCGATGTCGAATCCGCTTCTCGAGTTACCTCGTGATCAAAAGTTGACTTTTTGAACAACCTCTTAAAGCAGACTCGCGTAAACGGGGGGAACGAAGACCGTTCTGCCAGCCGTTTCATCTGCTTAGAGACTGCGACGAAATAAAGTACCGCTTATTTGTTGACAAAACTCCCAAAACCGTGGAGATTTTGTCAACAAAAGCGGTTACTAAATTTCCTCGCAGCTCCTTACTTGTTGACTTTGTTGTAGGATTTCCACGCCTTGTCGAGCGCATCAATCACCTGCTGCTGATCCAGTTGTCCGGAATAGTAACCTTGCAGCGCTTTGCCTGATTCATCCTTAACCGCTTGAGGAATGGATGGGTCCTGATACGCTTTGCCTTCGTTAACATATTTCAGGGCATCGTCTACCCAAGGGAAACTTTTGAAATCATGAATTTTGGCAACCGGATTGAATTTCAGTGCCTCATAGAATGCACTTGAATCCTTGTCATCGAGAACATAGTTTACAAAGTCGAGTGCCACTTCCTTGTTTTTGCTGGAGGAAGATACGGCCAGGGAAGTCGATGTGCTCAGATTGATTTTGGTATCATCCGGGTTGTCATTGATCGGCAGTGGAGCTACGCCGAAGTTGATATCCGGATTGGATTTCAGAATGGTCTCTGCGAACCATGGTCCTTGAATCCACATGGCTGCTTTGCCTGTTGCAAAGGCTGCCGATCCATCATCACCGCCCACTTCGAGTGCTTTGTCCGTTCCATTGGCATTGACGAGATCGAAGATGTCAAACAAGGCTTTCATATCCGAGAAGGAACCTTGATCCTGATTCATCTTGTCCAGGAAGTCTTTATGTTCTGACTGAGTCAGTGCACCTACAGTAAGTGGCAGGAACAATTGTGGAATCCAGGCCTCTTTGTAGGACAGTTCAAACGGAGTGATGTTGGCTGCTTTCAGCTTCTCCACGACCGCTTTCATTTCTGTCAAAGTTGTAGGAACCTCCAGCCCCTGTTCTTTGAAAATATCTTTATTGTACAGGTATCCCCAAGATAACGTTTCCATAGGAACAGCCACGACTTTACCCGACGCATCCGTTACGGAAGGCTTAACGGAATCCAGTAATTTATCGACAAAAGGCTGACCCGACAGGTCTTCCAGATAACCCGCTTTGCTGAATGGTGGAATTTCATTGACCGCATGAAGGGCGAACACGTCCGGTGCATCATTCGATGCAAGTCGAGTTTTCAGAATCTGCGGAGCATTATCTGCTGGCGGCATCTCCAGTTGTACGTTGACCTCAATATTCTTTTCGGCTTTCTCCTTGGCTTTGAACTGTTCTATATATTTATCGTAATGTTCTTTCAGCCGCGGCTGTGCAATGAATACTTTGAGGGACACCGTACTGCCTGATGCAGTTCCCTCCGCCTTACCATCCGTACCCGCATTGGAACCGCAGCCTGCGAGCAGAACACTCACAAGTACCGCACTTGCTACGCTTTTCCATACTTTCATCTCTTATGACCTCCCGGTGTAACTGGTTTGTCTTTCATAGGATCATTATATATCACGAAATGAAAGCGCTTCATTGGACAAAATTAGACTCGTTTATTGGATTATTTTAAACCTTAATCCAGCAGCAAACTCTCTGTGAATGAATTATTTGGGGTTGTCACCTGTTATTCGAGATTGTCCCTTTCTCATCTCTCCAGGCGAAACCCCGAAGTGTTTCTTGAACACCCGGTAAAAATACGACACATCCTCATAACCTGTCATCTCGGCGATATGTTTGAATGGAACCTGATCATCCAGCACCCATTCCTTGGCTCTTGCCATCCGTAACTGGACAATAAAGTCGGTCACATTCACGCCGTATTCTTTTTTGAATACCTTGCTGAGATATTCTTTGCTGACAAAAAAGATCTGCGCGAGCTGCTCCAGCGTAATCATCTCCATGCAGTGCTGCTCGATGTGTTGTTTCACCTCATCCAGGTTCAGCTTGTTCTTGAATTTGCGCTGCGCAATCAGCTGCTCCAACGAAGTATAGTACGGCGCCGATATCCACTCCACCGCCGATGTGATGGACGCCAGGGCTGTCGGTGGCGGGAGCACAGCTGCTGCAGGCTGCTCGCATAATCCGTTGGAAACACACAGCTCGCCCAGCAGCGTCTGCAATTCGTATGCGACCCGTCCAAGCTGTTGCGGTCTTCGAATATCACTCGTATCAAGTCGGTGCTCCAGCTGCCCGAACAACTCATGTAATCCCTGAACGTTCAAGTCGTTAAATCGCAGGCGTGCCTGCTGCTGGAACAGCCAGAACTCGCCTGCAAAAGCGGAAGGATAAGGCTCCCAAGACTCTGGCCCGGACTCGGTTTTCTCCAATTCTCGCTTACACTTGGCAAGAACGGTATTCAATTCATCGGGATTCACCGGCTTGAGCAGATAATCAGCAGCACGGTGACGAATCGCATGTTTCGCATAATTGAAATCATCATATCCGCTGACCACAATCACTTTGATATGCGGATATTGCGCACTAAGCGTCTGGAGCAGTTCCACGCCATCTGTACCCGGCATACGCATGTCTGTAATGATAATATGGGGCTGATGTTGCTCGACCAGCCGGATCGCCTCTCCGCCATCTTCTGCCTCACCTGCAACCACCATGCCAAGCTCATCCCACGTGCCCAAATTGCGCAAAATATCTCTGTTCCATGGCTCGTCGTCCACTAATAGCACTCTATAATGATCCTTGTTCACGAGATCTCGCCTCCTGTATGGCAAGGAATTCGAACAGTGACACAGGTTCCCTGTCCTTCCTCACTCTCCATGTTCATGCCGTATGCAGGCCCAAAGTGCATCACGATGCGTGATGCGGCATTGACCAGGCCAATGCTAGTGCTTGAGCTCCATACTCTGTCTCCTTGCTTGGACAGCTTGGACAATCTCGTTTGCATCTCAGCCAGCCTCTCTTGATCCATGCCCACCCCGTTATCGGAAATGCGGATGGTTACCTCATGATTTAGTCGGACAACTTGAATGTTTAATTTCCACTCTCCCTGCTTTTTCTCCAAACCATGGACAAATGCATTCTCCACAATCGGCTGCAGGGACAACTTCGGAATGTAACAGTCACTGAGCCCGCCTTCAACCTCCAGTTGATATTCAAGTCTGCTGCCAAAACGCTGCTTCTGGATGAGCATATAATGCTCCAGCTGGTCCAATTCAGACTGTAATGGCACGAGGCCATCCGGTGCTCTGACAATATAACGGAACATCTCACTTAATGCACGAATCACTTTGTAACTGTCTGCGGGCTTCTGTGAGTACACCATACCTCCGATCATCTGCAGCGTATTTTGCAGAAAATGTGGGTGAATCTGGGATTGAAGCGCTTTGAGCTCAGCAGTCTGTTTCTCCAGATTCATGAGATAGTTATCCCGGATATGCTCCCGAATGCGGCTTGCCATACCATGCAGATTTTTCTCCAGCAGGCCAATCTCATCTACCCGACCACTGCGCACCACTTCCTTGTCCTTAATCAACTGGATTCCCTTCATGGAATTTGCCAGTCTGACAATCGGTTTGGATGTTCGCCAAGCCACCAATGCTGCCAACAGCACTGAAACCACCGTAGCTAGCCCACCCACAACAAGACCATACTTCATCGTTTCCATGGCACTCTCATTGATGACATGAGAAGGTACGATTTTGATCAGACGCATTCCTGACGGGTCAATGGCATGATAGAATACATATTCCTTGGCAGTGCGTATGAAACCGGAACTGTCCGTTGTAGCTGCAAGCTTTTCCAGTGCCTCTGCTGAAGGCCGTATCTCCTTGTTTGGCTGATAGACCGGACTTCCCGAACTGTCCGCGATGTACACTGCATAATCTCCCCGACTGTCCAGCAATTCCAGCGTCTGATTGAATTCAGCCCACTTGACTTCCAG includes:
- a CDS encoding LysE/ArgO family amino acid transporter, which gives rise to MGVIIHAVVLAFGLILPLGVQNVFIFNQGMSQRSYARALPAIVTAGLSDTLLIGAAVGGVSLILLQWPLLANVLYAGGSMFLLYMAWSIWRSSGPANGSATALSTGRQVAFAASVSLLNPHALLDTVAVIGTSSLQYEGVARFYFAITAAVVSWVWFLGLAGAGRLVGRTDRTGRVSVFFNRLSAVVMVGMAGMMLWKLIVS
- a CDS encoding PLP-dependent aminotransferase family protein; its protein translation is MNRSDARHGGGWKPDPSHSLPLYRQIEVYISEKITAGEWTAGYRLPSQRTLAQSMGVNRSTLVTALDNLAASGMIEGRHGGGTYVCGSGWHALAHGALPNWEEAIEEGWYYPNLPEVQLINRAEFQPGVIRLGTGELAPELMPQEAFNDILHTLSSRSRTLNYLEPQGSLELRQALSIYLQANGIQASPDSILIVSGSLQALHLISVGLLPRGSAVLLEKPSYLYSIHAFQSAGLKMSGIPMDAEGLHTPRLEDAVQNATNKDSVSLLYTIPSFHNPTGSVMSDSRREELLATARNTGISILEDAAYSDLWLDEPPPPSLKARDKEGRVLHMGTLSKAVSPGLRLGWLVGPEPVIRRLADIKMQTDYGTSSLAQEAAALWFADGYHAQHMNRLRPELRRRRDFMLQLLQRDFTELAEWSIPAGGFYIWLRFTASPLSIRELFHACLDNHVLIHPGYLYDRLDADHIRLSFAYASPDEMERGLHLLAQEVKKQMT
- a CDS encoding carbohydrate ABC transporter permease, producing the protein MRMQRINSYLIRLLLVLGSLVAMLPIYMAIVNSFKTQGEMFQSFIALPTTFHWENYSDAFTKINLLGSSLNSAIVSFLGIGGIVFCASLAGYKLSRTSGRLSNLIFFLFVASMLVPFHSIMIPLTRVAKGLHVQGSTYGLALIYIGLGVNMAIFLYHGFVKSIPRELEESAQMDGCNEFQTFFQIIFPLLLPITVTIAILDFLWIWNDFLLPLLMLTDVNRYTLILSTNMLFGEYNKEWPLILSSLVLTAIPVVLIYAFFQKFIMEGIAEGAVKG
- a CDS encoding carbohydrate ABC transporter permease, whose product is MATSVFKKYLSLLAFTAPAFVIYAIFLLYPTFSGLFYSLTDWNGLNRDYSFIGLGNFVELFKEDPDFLNSLWFTLKYVVFMLILQNGIALLLAVFIETRTRSKGLFRTLFFMPNMISTIISAFMWTFIFSQVLPQLAEKLAVSFLDQQWLGDPKFSFYSILIVSLWNGVGYMMIIYLAALQGVPKSLKEAAVIDGANAFQVLRNVVLPMITHAVTICFFLTLNGAFKVFEVVYGLTGGGPGRATQVITMNIYEEAFSNNFRYGYASAKSVVLFVIVLIFTLIQITVMKKKEVEA
- a CDS encoding ABC transporter substrate-binding protein, which gives rise to MKVWKSVASAVLVSVLLAGCGSNAGTDGKAEGTASGSTVSLKVFIAQPRLKEHYDKYIEQFKAKEKAEKNIEVNVQLEMPPADNAPQILKTRLASNDAPDVFALHAVNEIPPFSKAGYLEDLSGQPFVDKLLDSVKPSVTDASGKVVAVPMETLSWGYLYNKDIFKEQGLEVPTTLTEMKAVVEKLKAANITPFELSYKEAWIPQLFLPLTVGALTQSEHKDFLDKMNQDQGSFSDMKALFDIFDLVNANGTDKALEVGGDDGSAAFATGKAAMWIQGPWFAETILKSNPDINFGVAPLPINDNPDDTKINLSTSTSLAVSSSSKNKEVALDFVNYVLDDKDSSAFYEALKFNPVAKIHDFKSFPWVDDALKYVNEGKAYQDPSIPQAVKDESGKALQGYYSGQLDQQQVIDALDKAWKSYNKVNK
- a CDS encoding response regulator, which encodes MNKDHYRVLLVDDEPWNRDILRNLGTWDELGMVVAGEAEDGGEAIRLVEQHQPHIIITDMRMPGTDGVELLQTLSAQYPHIKVIVVSGYDDFNYAKHAIRHRAADYLLKPVNPDELNTVLAKCKRELEKTESGPESWEPYPSAFAGEFWLFQQQARLRFNDLNVQGLHELFGQLEHRLDTSDIRRPQQLGRVAYELQTLLGELCVSNGLCEQPAAAVLPPPTALASITSAVEWISAPYYTSLEQLIAQRKFKNKLNLDEVKQHIEQHCMEMITLEQLAQIFFVSKEYLSKVFKKEYGVNVTDFIVQLRMARAKEWVLDDQVPFKHIAEMTGYEDVSYFYRVFKKHFGVSPGEMRKGQSRITGDNPK
- a CDS encoding sensor histidine kinase codes for the protein MFTELYRKLTDPFKRSIRNKLILTMTFLAILPVIAMTVVAAENTRSSMEEEIMETNRANMNWASIYLGEQFARMNNLIYSIQISDELHQYLALNQDAPAASRFDEQKAVFNMLNSVYYSAGNYVFGVELYLKELDTLFTFNSMESRIRSVPNIPEAYHELFEQHKDFTIINDPNDPEKFHMTRSMNRFEDQAQIGAISLEVKWAEFNQTLELLDSRGDYAVYIADSSGSPVYQPNKEIRPSAEALEKLAATTDSSGFIRTAKEYVFYHAIDPSGMRLIKIVPSHVINESAMETMKYGLVVGGLATVVSVLLAALVAWRTSKPIVRLANSMKGIQLIKDKEVVRSGRVDEIGLLEKNLHGMASRIREHIRDNYLMNLEKQTAELKALQSQIHPHFLQNTLQMIGGMVYSQKPADSYKVIRALSEMFRYIVRAPDGLVPLQSELDQLEHYMLIQKQRFGSRLEYQLEVEGGLSDCYIPKLSLQPIVENAFVHGLEKKQGEWKLNIQVVRLNHEVTIRISDNGVGMDQERLAEMQTRLSKLSKQGDRVWSSSTSIGLVNAASRIVMHFGPAYGMNMESEEGQGTCVTVRIPCHTGGEIS